The Lewinellaceae bacterium nucleotide sequence AATTTGGTAGTATACAACCCCCTGATGGGCGAAGCATATCGACCAAAAAATAAAAAAGGTCGATCGGTTAAGCGTTTTCGCTTAAGCGGGCTATGCTTGCAGGACTTGCAGTCCGGGCGTTAGAAAATACACAGACAATGAAACGAAGACAAAAAGCTTGGCCGCGCCGGGCTTTTTCCCTATCGGATATATTGATTTGTGAAAAGGAATGGGTTATTTTTGATCGGGTGATATGATGAACGTATAGGGTCGAAGCCGAAAGCCTGTCTCCTGCGTCACCAGGTGAGCTGCGACCATCGGGGGGTAAATGGTATTGAATACATTGATGGTGAGCTTCTCCAGATCATGCATGCTGAAGGTCGTTTTATTCCAGCAGAAAATGCAGGAGAAGATGGCAGAGTAGAATACTGGCTCAAAGATCATCTGGGTAACACAAGAGTTGCCATAGCAGATTTGAATCAAAACGGGTATGTGGACCTGGATAATCCTGACACGCCAGAGGACGAAAGTGAACTGATACAGGAAAACCACTATTATCCTTTTGGTATGGATCAATTGGGTAATTGGGTGGCTACTGTCGGCCCAAAGAATGATTACTTGTATAATGGGAAGGAGTGGAATGAGGATATTGGGTGGTATGATTATGGAAAAAGGTATTATGATCCGGCGATCGGGAGATGGAATGCTGTAGACCCGTTGGCGGAAAAGTATTATGCTTATTCGCCTTATAATTATGTCTTGGGAAATCCGATTTTACTGATTGATCCTGACGGAAGAAGTGTTGAAACAGACTTTTTAAATATTGAAACTGGACAAACTAAGCATATTGAAGATGGGCAGGATCAAATTGCCCTCGTAAACAGCGACCAATTTGGAGAAATTAGCAGTTTAGCAAATCTTGATAGTTGGACTATTGATGATTCTGAGCGATATGAGCAAGTATTGAATATTGCGGAAGTTCACGGAATGGAC carries:
- a CDS encoding RHS repeat-associated core domain-containing protein, whose protein sequence is MHAEGRFIPAENAGEDGRVEYWLKDHLGNTRVAIADLNQNGYVDLDNPDTPEDESELIQENHYYPFGMDQLGNWVATVGPKNDYLYNGKEWNEDIGWYDYGKRYYDPAIGRWNAVDPLAEKYYAYSPYNYVLGNPILLIDPDGRSVETDFLNIETGQTKHIEDGQDQIALVNSDQFGEISSLANLDSWTIDDSERYEQVLNIAEVHGMDSDLGVLSRLTYAEMSIGDENAKAIVAESAVNRTSLPFGSFENPEGTLAGAINVGGAYDVTSSTSHRNDEFQNPFTAKEKGGTRSSFNENAWGASINAAYGAICGSNIGNGVHVYHSSNSSFRDGQSGYKKINLNVNHQGIKGLWKFD